In the genome of Pseudomonas bubulae, one region contains:
- a CDS encoding sodium:proton antiporter, whose translation MLTGLFWLLALVLFALATHVGRRFRMIPIVSQLLLASIGLPLLMLFWIEPHWQLNGAQLVAPVWLKSLYSLSFALLLGTILSDVIDLRLDRQSLKIALPSFAVPFVSGLACAVWLLPEQPWLNSLAVGLVFAITAIPVLYLYLRHIDYPPAASRRLVQSAIVIDLTCWSLFGLAQGSLNLSSVLLPLAGALLPLLMRGLRIRQPLCYSLSFFALLVVAEHYRLNALIFGVGYLVCMAWLKVPLVMPLKAVWLERMQTTLAIPLILTFGIVQIDVHSALGQISPLQLAALLLLPMASKLLGNWLGLSWATPSFAGASRWRESLLLNIRGLSEIVFLNLLLQQQLISPALYFALILMSLIATLLPALAGMSNPPLKSAVVPGKERLCQE comes from the coding sequence GTGTTGACGGGTCTGTTCTGGCTGCTGGCGTTAGTCCTGTTTGCGCTGGCCACTCACGTGGGTCGGCGCTTTCGCATGATCCCGATTGTCAGCCAGTTGTTGCTGGCGTCCATCGGTTTGCCGTTGCTGATGCTGTTCTGGATCGAGCCGCACTGGCAGCTCAACGGTGCGCAACTGGTGGCGCCGGTCTGGCTCAAAAGCCTTTACAGCCTGAGCTTCGCCCTGTTGCTGGGGACCATTTTGAGCGACGTGATTGATCTGCGACTGGACCGCCAGAGCCTGAAAATCGCCCTGCCCAGCTTTGCCGTGCCCTTCGTCAGCGGGCTCGCCTGCGCCGTCTGGCTGTTGCCCGAGCAACCCTGGCTGAATTCGCTGGCCGTGGGGCTGGTGTTTGCCATCACTGCCATCCCGGTGCTGTACCTGTACCTGCGCCATATCGACTACCCGCCTGCTGCCTCCCGTCGCCTGGTGCAAAGCGCAATTGTGATCGACCTGACCTGCTGGAGCCTGTTCGGCCTGGCCCAGGGCAGCCTGAACCTGAGCAGTGTATTACTGCCGCTGGCCGGGGCTTTATTGCCGCTGCTGATGCGCGGCCTGCGCATTCGTCAGCCGCTGTGCTACAGCCTGAGTTTTTTCGCACTGTTGGTGGTGGCTGAACATTACCGCCTCAATGCGTTGATATTTGGCGTCGGCTATCTGGTCTGCATGGCATGGCTCAAGGTACCGCTGGTGATGCCGTTAAAGGCCGTGTGGCTTGAGCGCATGCAGACCACGCTGGCGATCCCGCTGATTCTGACGTTCGGCATTGTGCAGATTGATGTACACAGCGCCCTGGGCCAGATAAGCCCGCTGCAACTGGCGGCCCTGTTGCTTCTGCCGATGGCCAGCAAACTGCTGGGCAACTGGCTCGGACTGAGCTGGGCCACGCCCTCGTTTGCAGGCGCCAGCCGATGGCGTGAAAGCCTGCTGCTGAACATTCGCGGGTTGAGTGAGATCGTATTCCTCAACTTGCTGCTGCAACAACAGCTGATCAGTCCCGCGTTGTACTTCGCGTTGATACTGATGAGCCTCATCGCCACGCTGCTGCCGGCGCTGGCGGGTATGAGCAACCCCCCCTTGAAGTCTGCCGTGGTACCCGGCAAGGAGCGCCTGTGTCAGGAATAG
- a CDS encoding MFS transporter, translating into MFMRTVLALFSGGFATFALLYCVQPMMPVLSHEYGINAAQSSLILSVATAMLAIGLLITGPISDAFGRKPVMVFALFSAALFTLLSALMPTWEGVLITRALVGLSLSGLAAVAMTYLSEEIHPQHIGLAMGLYIGGNAIGGMSGRLISGVLIDFVSWHTAMLVIGALALVAAVVFVKILPESRNFRPRSMNPRSLLDGFTMHFRDAGLPWLFLEAFLLMGSFVTLFNYIGYRLLAEPYNMNQALVGLLSIVYLSGIYSSAQIGALADKLGRRRVLWAVIVLMLAGIALTLLTPIAFVIIGMLMFTFGFFGAHSVASSWIGRRASKAKGQASSLYLFSYYAGSSVAGTLGGVFWHLAGWNGIGLFISSMLVIALLVALHLARLPVLPGNAKNT; encoded by the coding sequence ATGTTTATGCGCACGGTGCTGGCCCTGTTCTCGGGTGGGTTCGCAACCTTTGCCCTGTTGTATTGCGTGCAGCCGATGATGCCGGTGCTATCCCATGAGTACGGGATCAATGCCGCTCAAAGCAGTCTGATTCTGTCCGTGGCCACGGCGATGCTAGCCATTGGCCTGCTGATTACCGGGCCCATTTCCGATGCCTTCGGGCGCAAGCCCGTGATGGTGTTTGCGTTGTTTAGTGCCGCGCTGTTTACCCTCCTCAGTGCCCTGATGCCGACCTGGGAAGGTGTACTGATTACACGGGCGCTGGTAGGGCTGTCTCTTAGCGGGCTGGCTGCGGTAGCCATGACCTATCTGAGTGAAGAAATCCACCCGCAGCACATCGGCCTGGCCATGGGCCTGTATATCGGTGGCAACGCCATTGGCGGCATGAGCGGTCGTCTGATCAGCGGTGTATTGATCGACTTTGTCAGTTGGCACACCGCGATGTTGGTGATTGGCGCGCTGGCGCTGGTGGCCGCGGTGGTGTTCGTGAAAATCCTCCCCGAGTCGCGCAACTTCCGCCCGCGCTCGATGAATCCGCGCAGCCTGCTCGACGGTTTCACCATGCATTTTCGCGATGCCGGGCTGCCCTGGCTGTTTCTCGAAGCGTTCCTGCTGATGGGGAGTTTTGTCACCCTGTTCAACTACATCGGCTACCGCCTGCTGGCCGAGCCGTACAATATGAACCAGGCACTGGTAGGCTTGCTGTCGATCGTCTATCTGTCGGGTATCTACAGCTCGGCACAGATTGGCGCACTGGCCGACAAACTGGGCCGTCGTCGCGTACTGTGGGCGGTGATTGTGCTGATGCTGGCCGGGATCGCGCTGACCCTGCTCACACCCATTGCGTTTGTGATTATCGGCATGCTGATGTTCACCTTCGGCTTCTTCGGCGCGCATTCGGTGGCCAGCAGCTGGATCGGCCGCCGGGCAAGCAAGGCCAAGGGGCAGGCGTCGTCGCTGTACCTGTTCAGTTACTACGCCGGATCGAGCGTAGCTGGCACCCTGGGTGGTGTGTTCTGGCATCTGGCGGGCTGGAACGGCATCGGCTTGTTTATCTCCAGCATGCTGGTGATTGCCCTGCTGGTAGCGCTGCATCTGGCCCGGCTGCCAGTGCTGCCGGGAAACGCAAAGAACACGTAA
- a CDS encoding NAD(P)/FAD-dependent oxidoreductase gives MERRQVVVIGAGPSGAIASALLKRKGHDVLVIERQHFPRFSIGESLLSHCIDFIEEAGMLDAVQAAGFQLKNGAAFAWGEQYSAFDFGDTFSNGKPTTFQVQRADFDKLLADQAALQGVEIRYGETVISTDIERAKPLLHIEREDTSRYQVEADFILDASGYGRVLPRLLDLEAPSNFPLRQAVFTHVEDRIDYAGFDRNKILITTHPTQRDIWFWSIPFSNGRTSVGVVAAAGHFEGRSENLDTCLRSFVDETPSLQRVLANAVWDTPARTLGGYSANVKTLHGPGFALLGNAAEFLDPVFSSGVTIAMRSASMAAGVLHRQLQGEAVDWQSEFAEPLKRGVDTFRCYVEGWYAGTFQDVIYHPGSQPHIRSMISSILAGYAWDESNPFVSESRRRLRMLSDICATEPA, from the coding sequence ATGGAACGTCGTCAGGTTGTAGTCATCGGTGCAGGACCGTCCGGCGCCATTGCCTCGGCCCTACTTAAACGCAAGGGCCACGATGTGCTGGTTATCGAGCGCCAGCACTTCCCGCGCTTTTCGATTGGCGAAAGCCTGCTTTCGCACTGCATCGACTTCATCGAAGAAGCGGGCATGCTGGACGCGGTGCAGGCCGCCGGCTTCCAGCTGAAAAACGGTGCTGCCTTCGCCTGGGGCGAGCAATACAGCGCCTTCGATTTTGGTGACACTTTCAGTAACGGCAAACCCACCACCTTTCAGGTGCAACGCGCGGACTTCGACAAACTGCTGGCCGATCAAGCCGCGCTGCAAGGTGTCGAAATCCGTTATGGCGAAACCGTGATCAGCACGGATATCGAGCGTGCCAAACCGCTCCTGCACATTGAGCGCGAAGACACCAGCCGCTATCAGGTTGAAGCTGACTTCATTCTCGACGCCAGCGGCTACGGCCGCGTATTGCCGCGCTTGCTCGACCTTGAAGCACCGTCGAACTTTCCGCTGCGTCAGGCGGTGTTTACCCACGTGGAAGACCGTATCGATTACGCAGGTTTTGATCGCAACAAAATCCTTATTACCACCCACCCGACCCAGCGCGACATCTGGTTCTGGAGCATCCCGTTCAGCAATGGCCGCACGTCGGTGGGCGTGGTGGCGGCAGCCGGGCATTTCGAAGGCCGCAGTGAAAACCTCGACACCTGCCTGCGCAGTTTTGTCGATGAAACCCCCAGTCTGCAACGGGTGCTGGCCAATGCCGTATGGGACACTCCGGCCCGTACCCTGGGCGGTTACTCGGCCAACGTCAAAACCCTGCACGGCCCCGGTTTTGCACTATTGGGCAACGCTGCCGAGTTCCTCGACCCGGTGTTCTCCTCGGGCGTAACCATCGCCATGCGTTCGGCGAGCATGGCGGCGGGCGTGCTGCACCGTCAGTTGCAAGGCGAGGCGGTGGACTGGCAAAGCGAGTTTGCCGAACCGCTCAAGCGCGGGGTCGACACCTTCCGTTGCTATGTTGAAGGCTGGTACGCCGGCACCTTCCAGGACGTGATCTACCACCCCGGTAGCCAGCCGCATATTCGCAGCATGATCAGCTCGATCCTGGCCGGTTATGCCTGGGACGAAAGCAACCCCTTTGTCAGCGAGTCCAGGCGCCGTTTGCGCATGCTGTCGGATATCTGCGCCACGGAGCCCGCATGA
- a CDS encoding class I SAM-dependent methyltransferase encodes MKPLSDTYVEETRLGFWFLRSHTWQHHVLRVAINDLRSLFSDELPTAPVILDAGCGQGKSFQYLDKTFAPKRLIGLDADPLSLHLSAEEARRQGIDIELIGSDCAELKVADDSIDILFCHQTFHHLVQQDRALAEFYRVLKPGGYLLFAESTEAYIDTWVIRWLFRHPMHVQKSAAQYLEMIRDQGFEFEPQNISYPYLWWSRSKDFGLLERVGLLKPKPVGQRDETLVNVVARKPQSPVGAGLLATGSLL; translated from the coding sequence ATGAAACCTCTGAGCGATACCTACGTTGAAGAAACCCGCCTGGGGTTCTGGTTCTTGCGCAGCCACACCTGGCAGCACCATGTACTGCGGGTGGCCATCAATGACCTGCGCAGCCTGTTCAGTGATGAACTGCCAACCGCGCCGGTGATCCTCGATGCCGGTTGCGGCCAGGGCAAATCGTTCCAGTACCTGGACAAAACCTTCGCACCGAAGCGCCTGATCGGCCTCGATGCTGATCCCCTGAGCCTGCACTTGAGCGCCGAAGAAGCCCGGCGTCAGGGCATCGACATTGAGCTGATCGGCAGCGATTGCGCCGAGCTGAAGGTGGCCGATGACAGTATCGACATCCTGTTCTGCCACCAGACTTTTCATCACCTGGTGCAACAGGACCGGGCATTGGCCGAGTTCTACCGGGTGCTCAAGCCCGGTGGTTACTTGCTGTTTGCCGAGTCCACCGAAGCCTATATCGATACCTGGGTGATCCGCTGGCTGTTCCGTCACCCCATGCATGTGCAAAAAAGCGCAGCGCAATACCTGGAGATGATCCGTGACCAGGGCTTTGAATTTGAGCCACAGAATATCTCCTATCCTTACCTGTGGTGGAGTCGCTCCAAGGACTTCGGCCTGTTGGAGCGGGTTGGCTTGCTAAAGCCAAAACCGGTGGGCCAGCGTGATGAAACCCTGGTCAACGTGGTGGCGCGCAAACCCCAATCCCCTGTGGGAGCGGGTTTACTCGCGACAGGATCGCTGCTGTGA
- a CDS encoding YceK/YidQ family lipoprotein: MAHKGYAVLAGLCLALSGCGTTNTVLRGDEVTRRNLKEWKTYCDSVPRVYSGVSYGLCILHGPSPTVSQDIAASALLPLRLLDFVPSAIADTVVLPYTIYRQSTEGSITLAR; the protein is encoded by the coding sequence ATGGCCCATAAAGGTTACGCAGTGCTCGCTGGCTTATGCTTGGCACTCAGCGGTTGTGGAACGACCAATACGGTATTGCGTGGTGATGAAGTAACGCGTCGTAATCTTAAAGAGTGGAAAACCTACTGTGATTCCGTGCCCCGGGTTTACAGTGGCGTGTCATACGGTCTGTGTATTCTGCACGGGCCATCCCCTACTGTTTCACAAGATATTGCAGCGTCTGCCTTGCTACCACTCAGGCTTCTGGATTTCGTGCCTTCCGCCATTGCTGACACGGTGGTGCTGCCTTACACGATTTATCGCCAAAGCACCGAAGGAAGTATCACTCTCGCCCGATAG
- the fabG gene encoding 3-oxoacyl-ACP reductase FabG, with amino-acid sequence MTESILVTGSSRGIGRAIALRLAQAGFDLVLHCRSGRSEADAVMAEVHALGRSARVLQFDVSDRTQCKAILEADVETHGAYYGVVLNAGLTRDGAFPALSEDDWDVVMRTNLDGFYNVLHPVMMPMIRRRAAGRIVCITSVSGLIGNRGQVNYSASKAGLIGAAKALAIELGKRKITVNCVAPGLIDTAMLDENVPVDELMKMIPAQRMGTPEEVAGAVNFLMSAEAGYITRQVLAVNGGLC; translated from the coding sequence ATGACTGAGTCCATTCTGGTCACAGGTTCCAGCCGTGGCATTGGCCGCGCCATCGCCTTGCGCCTGGCCCAAGCCGGCTTCGATCTGGTCCTGCATTGCCGTAGCGGCCGCAGCGAAGCCGATGCCGTCATGGCCGAAGTACACGCCTTGGGTCGCAGTGCCCGGGTGTTGCAATTCGACGTATCGGATCGCACCCAATGCAAAGCCATCCTGGAAGCCGACGTTGAAACCCACGGCGCCTACTACGGCGTAGTGCTCAATGCCGGCCTGACTCGCGACGGCGCCTTTCCAGCGCTGAGCGAAGACGATTGGGACGTGGTGATGCGCACCAACCTCGACGGCTTTTACAACGTGCTGCACCCGGTGATGATGCCGATGATCCGCCGCCGCGCAGCCGGGCGTATCGTCTGCATTACTTCGGTCTCGGGCCTGATCGGCAACCGCGGGCAGGTCAACTACAGCGCTTCCAAGGCCGGTTTGATCGGCGCCGCCAAGGCTCTGGCCATCGAGCTGGGCAAACGCAAAATCACCGTCAACTGCGTCGCGCCGGGGCTGATCGACACCGCCATGCTTGACGAAAACGTACCGGTAGACGAACTGATGAAAATGATCCCCGCCCAACGCATGGGCACCCCCGAAGAAGTCGCGGGGGCGGTCAACTTTTTGATGTCGGCCGAAGCGGGCTATATCACCCGCCAGGTGCTGGCCGTCAACGGAGGGTTGTGCTGA
- a CDS encoding beta-ketoacyl-ACP synthase: MKRVVVTGMAGITSLGSDWASIEANFVVGRSGIRRMDEWDRFAELNTRLAGPIDDFVVPAHWTRKQLRSMGRVSRLAVGAAEQALQDAGLLDNPIIRDGRMGVACGSSTGSTDEIMAFGNMLLNSVADGLNANSYVRMMPHTTAANISIFFGLTGRLIPTSSACTSGSQGIGYAYEAIKFGRLPLMLAGGAEELCPTEAMVFDALYATSLKNDAPHTSPRPYDSGRDGLVIGEGSGMLVLEELEHALARGAHIHAEIVGFGSNADGQHTTRPEVGTMRRAMELALEDAGIGADAIGYVNGHGTATEQGDIAETLATSELFGKHMPISSQKSFFGHTLGACGALESWFSIEMMNRDRYVPTLNLDKVDPRCGELDYLRDEFRVMHNDYVMNNNFAFGGVNTSLIFRRWA; this comes from the coding sequence ATGAAACGCGTCGTTGTCACCGGCATGGCCGGTATCACCTCGCTGGGCAGTGACTGGGCCAGTATCGAAGCCAACTTTGTGGTCGGGCGCAGCGGTATCCGGCGCATGGACGAGTGGGACCGCTTCGCTGAACTTAACACCCGACTGGCCGGCCCCATTGATGACTTTGTGGTGCCCGCCCACTGGACCCGCAAGCAACTGCGCAGCATGGGCCGCGTGTCGCGGCTGGCCGTCGGCGCTGCAGAGCAGGCCCTGCAGGACGCCGGCCTGCTCGACAACCCGATCATTCGCGACGGGCGCATGGGCGTAGCCTGCGGCTCGTCCACCGGCAGCACCGACGAGATCATGGCGTTCGGCAATATGCTGCTCAACTCGGTGGCAGACGGCCTCAATGCCAACAGCTACGTACGGATGATGCCGCACACCACAGCGGCCAATATCAGCATCTTCTTTGGCCTGACCGGGCGCCTGATCCCGACCTCCAGTGCCTGCACCAGCGGCAGCCAGGGGATCGGCTATGCCTACGAGGCCATCAAGTTCGGCCGCCTGCCGCTGATGCTCGCCGGCGGCGCCGAAGAACTGTGCCCCACCGAAGCGATGGTGTTTGACGCGCTGTACGCCACCAGCCTGAAAAACGACGCCCCGCACACCAGCCCACGCCCCTACGACAGTGGTCGTGACGGCCTGGTGATCGGCGAAGGCAGCGGCATGCTGGTACTCGAAGAGCTGGAACACGCACTGGCCCGTGGCGCCCATATCCACGCAGAAATCGTCGGCTTTGGCAGCAATGCCGACGGCCAGCACACCACCCGCCCGGAAGTCGGCACCATGCGCCGGGCGATGGAACTGGCACTGGAAGACGCCGGTATTGGCGCGGATGCCATCGGCTATGTAAACGGCCACGGCACCGCCACCGAACAGGGTGATATTGCCGAGACACTGGCCACCAGCGAGCTGTTCGGCAAACACATGCCCATCAGTTCGCAGAAGAGCTTTTTTGGCCATACCCTGGGCGCCTGTGGGGCGCTGGAATCCTGGTTCAGCATCGAAATGATGAACCGCGACCGCTACGTTCCCACGCTTAACCTCGATAAAGTCGACCCGCGCTGCGGCGAACTGGATTACCTGCGTGACGAGTTCCGGGTGATGCACAACGACTACGTGATGAACAACAACTTTGCCTTTGGCGGAGTCAACACATCGTTGATCTTCCGTCGCTGGGCCTGA
- a CDS encoding DUF6124 family protein, translating into MTTHDHEQTLEHTDELLRCAIATAYASADNLQGLNRDVALAVVHLIHQIKASVDKLLAR; encoded by the coding sequence ATGACTACACACGATCACGAACAAACCCTCGAACACACCGATGAACTGCTGCGCTGCGCCATCGCCACGGCCTATGCGTCGGCCGATAACCTGCAAGGCCTGAACCGCGATGTGGCGCTGGCGGTGGTGCATCTGATCCATCAGATCAAAGCGTCTGTGGATAAGTTGCTGGCTCGCTGA
- the gspM gene encoding type II secretion system protein GspM: MKTFVRERWLHLPPRDRQLCGVLAVFLLIVFSVYGLWLPAQQRLDAARALYLKQLALEGEVRQARPGSIARGAEQPLVSRLSDSAADSGLSVEQFEMDGGVVRISLNGDAVAVLGWLNRIELEGAGFESLSLEKRGTSLQARLQINNPN; encoded by the coding sequence ATGAAGACGTTTGTGCGTGAGCGCTGGTTGCACCTGCCGCCTCGAGACCGCCAGTTGTGCGGTGTGCTGGCGGTATTTCTACTGATTGTGTTCAGCGTCTACGGGCTGTGGTTACCGGCTCAACAACGTCTGGATGCGGCCCGGGCGCTGTACCTCAAGCAGCTGGCACTCGAAGGTGAAGTCCGGCAGGCACGCCCCGGATCCATTGCCAGGGGTGCTGAACAGCCCTTGGTCTCGCGTTTGAGCGACAGTGCCGCAGACTCCGGGTTGAGCGTTGAGCAGTTTGAAATGGATGGCGGTGTTGTACGCATCTCCCTGAACGGGGATGCGGTTGCGGTGCTGGGCTGGCTCAATCGTATTGAACTGGAGGGTGCAGGCTTCGAAAGCCTGAGTCTGGAAAAACGTGGTACCAGCCTCCAGGCACGGCTACAGATCAACAACCCGAATTGA
- a CDS encoding LysR family transcriptional regulator translates to MELRHLRYFIAVAEELHFGRAAQVLGISQPPLSQQIQALEQELGARLFERTNRRVALSEAGRLFLEEARRVLAQVDKAADVARRAQLGELGELKIGFTSSAPFNSSIPQAIFAFRQAFPAVHLDLKEMSSREVAEGLVDESIEVGIMRPLALPDSLHVVELFREPLVAVIRADHPLAEGSEDGLQLAALADEPFVFFPRSYGSGLYAQLLSLARVAGFSPHISQEAGEAMTIIGLVSAGLGVSVLPASFQHMRIKGVVYRPLLDTDANTAVWLVQRKGHSSPMATAFAQLLTRKMVHPSP, encoded by the coding sequence ATGGAACTGCGCCATTTGCGCTACTTCATTGCCGTGGCCGAAGAGCTTCACTTTGGTCGGGCGGCGCAGGTGCTGGGCATTTCCCAGCCACCGCTAAGCCAGCAAATTCAGGCGCTTGAGCAGGAATTGGGGGCACGGCTGTTCGAGCGAACCAATCGTCGGGTTGCCCTGAGCGAAGCCGGACGCTTGTTTCTGGAGGAGGCGCGGCGGGTGTTGGCCCAGGTCGACAAAGCCGCCGACGTGGCCCGGCGGGCGCAGTTGGGTGAGCTGGGTGAATTGAAAATTGGCTTTACCTCGTCGGCGCCGTTCAACTCCAGTATCCCCCAGGCCATTTTTGCCTTTCGCCAGGCGTTCCCGGCGGTGCATCTGGACCTCAAGGAAATGAGCAGCCGCGAAGTGGCCGAGGGGCTGGTGGATGAGTCCATCGAAGTCGGGATCATGCGGCCGCTGGCGTTGCCGGATTCGTTGCATGTTGTTGAACTGTTTCGCGAGCCGCTGGTGGCCGTGATTCGCGCCGATCACCCGCTGGCCGAAGGCAGCGAGGATGGTTTGCAACTGGCGGCATTGGCGGACGAACCCTTTGTATTCTTCCCGCGCAGCTATGGCAGCGGCTTGTACGCGCAATTGCTCAGCCTGGCGCGGGTGGCGGGGTTCAGCCCGCATATCTCCCAGGAGGCGGGGGAGGCCATGACCATTATCGGGCTGGTGTCGGCGGGGTTGGGGGTGTCGGTGCTGCCGGCGTCGTTCCAACATATGCGTATCAAGGGTGTGGTTTATCGGCCGTTGCTGGATACCGATGCCAATACGGCGGTGTGGCTGGTGCAGCGCAAGGGTCACTCATCACCGATGGCGACCGCGTTTGCGCAGTTGCTGACGCGCAAGATGGTGCACCCCTCACCCTAG
- a CDS encoding hotdog family protein: MIDWPLAELLPHAGDMILIDQVLAFDEEQIETRLIVKAGGLFNREDGSLPAWAGIELMAQSVAAYAGCRARLQGRPVALGFLLGTRKFECNVEHFPLGAPLHIHALRSLEDDNGMGVFECHLTGPGIHASARLNVFRPPQADTYLAQTPRETRHD, from the coding sequence ATGATTGACTGGCCACTCGCCGAACTGCTGCCCCACGCTGGCGACATGATCCTGATCGATCAGGTCCTGGCGTTTGATGAAGAGCAGATTGAAACCCGCCTGATCGTAAAAGCCGGCGGCCTGTTCAACCGCGAAGACGGTAGCCTGCCCGCCTGGGCAGGCATTGAGTTGATGGCGCAAAGCGTCGCGGCCTACGCCGGTTGTCGCGCCCGCTTGCAGGGCCGCCCCGTGGCGCTGGGCTTTTTGTTGGGCACACGTAAATTTGAATGTAACGTCGAACATTTCCCGCTCGGCGCCCCGCTGCATATCCACGCCCTGCGCTCACTGGAAGACGACAACGGCATGGGCGTATTCGAGTGTCACCTCACCGGCCCCGGTATCCATGCCAGCGCCCGCCTGAACGTGTTCCGTCCGCCCCAGGCTGACACCTACCTTGCTCAAACACCCCGGGAGACCCGCCATGACTGA
- a CDS encoding beta-ketoacyl-[acyl-carrier-protein] synthase family protein, translating into MTAYLNALGVVCSLGRGPAEVASKLFAGDCSGMQRQSGWVPERSPTIGAVSGELAAIPAGLEQQNSRNNRLLLEAALQIQGDIEQAIATFGRDRIAIVLGTSTSGIDEASQGIAHYLQHQQFPADYSYQQQELSAPATFLADWLNISGPAYVISTACTSSARALMSAQRLLDMNLCDVVMCGGVDTLCKLTLNGFSALEAVADERCNPFSVNRRGINIGEAAALFLMSRHPANGHTIALLGAGASSDAHHISAPEPSGRGAVQAMHKALGRAGLQPAQIGYLNLHGTATQHNDAMESHAVSQVFANGVPCSSTKPMTGHTLGAAGALEAAFCWLSLSHGGALAPHVWDGQGDPALPALNWVTPGQTLAPAPQRCLMSNSFAFGGNNVSLIIGEAP; encoded by the coding sequence ATGACTGCTTACCTCAACGCACTGGGCGTGGTCTGCTCTCTGGGCCGAGGCCCCGCCGAAGTGGCGAGCAAACTGTTTGCCGGTGACTGCTCGGGCATGCAGCGGCAAAGCGGCTGGGTGCCTGAACGCTCGCCGACCATCGGCGCGGTAAGCGGCGAACTGGCAGCGATCCCCGCTGGGCTCGAACAGCAAAACAGCCGCAACAACCGACTGTTGCTCGAAGCCGCATTGCAAATACAGGGCGATATTGAGCAAGCAATCGCTACCTTCGGCCGCGATCGTATTGCCATCGTGCTGGGCACCAGTACCTCGGGCATTGATGAAGCCAGTCAGGGCATTGCCCATTACCTGCAGCATCAGCAGTTCCCCGCTGATTACAGCTATCAGCAACAAGAGCTGAGTGCACCGGCCACGTTCCTGGCCGACTGGCTGAACATCAGCGGGCCGGCCTATGTGATCTCCACCGCCTGTACCTCCAGCGCCCGGGCGCTGATGAGCGCCCAGCGGTTGCTGGACATGAACCTGTGCGACGTAGTGATGTGCGGCGGTGTCGACACGCTATGCAAATTGACGCTCAACGGTTTTTCGGCGCTGGAGGCGGTGGCGGATGAGCGCTGCAACCCGTTTTCGGTCAACCGTCGAGGCATCAATATCGGCGAAGCGGCAGCGCTGTTCTTGATGAGCAGGCACCCCGCCAACGGCCACACCATCGCTCTGCTCGGCGCAGGCGCCAGCAGTGACGCGCACCATATTTCCGCCCCGGAGCCCAGCGGCCGCGGCGCCGTACAAGCCATGCACAAAGCCTTGGGGCGCGCGGGTTTACAGCCCGCTCAGATCGGTTACCTGAACCTGCATGGCACCGCCACCCAGCACAACGATGCGATGGAAAGCCACGCCGTGTCGCAGGTGTTCGCCAACGGTGTGCCGTGTTCGTCGACCAAACCCATGACCGGCCATACCCTGGGTGCGGCTGGCGCGCTGGAAGCTGCCTTCTGCTGGCTGAGCCTGAGCCACGGTGGTGCTTTGGCGCCCCATGTCTGGGACGGCCAAGGCGACCCGGCGCTGCCGGCGCTAAACTGGGTTACCCCCGGCCAGACCCTCGCACCCGCCCCACAGCGCTGCCTGATGAGCAATTCGTTTGCCTTCGGCGGCAATAACGTCAGCCTGATTATCGGAGAGGCCCCATGA
- a CDS encoding DUF3261 domain-containing protein translates to MNRVACIASKPAPTRIMFVWLVMCMLLSSCTSLPLPRKTPTLALPMQLHIQREQAEQRQDWLLVIQQQGPALRWSLMDPLGIPLARQLLQDGTWQADGLLPPNPEARELFAALLFALTPATELADNYPQAKTAADLRVIEQRWQVHYQQPEAFRIDMKGDLHYTISPLEAAP, encoded by the coding sequence ATGAACCGAGTTGCCTGCATCGCGAGCAAGCCCGCTCCCACACGGATAATGTTTGTGTGGTTAGTGATGTGCATGCTGCTCAGTAGCTGCACCAGCTTGCCGCTGCCCAGGAAAACGCCAACCCTGGCCCTGCCCATGCAATTGCATATCCAGCGCGAGCAGGCCGAACAACGGCAAGACTGGTTGCTGGTGATCCAGCAGCAAGGACCTGCCCTACGCTGGTCGCTGATGGACCCCCTGGGTATTCCGCTGGCGCGCCAATTACTGCAAGACGGAACCTGGCAGGCCGACGGTCTGTTGCCGCCCAACCCCGAGGCCCGCGAACTCTTCGCCGCGCTATTGTTTGCACTGACACCGGCAACTGAGCTGGCGGACAATTATCCACAAGCAAAAACTGCGGCTGACTTGCGAGTTATTGAACAGCGCTGGCAAGTGCACTACCAGCAACCCGAGGCATTTCGCATCGATATGAAGGGCGATCTGCATTACACAATCAGCCCGCTGGAGGCCGCCCCATGA